Proteins encoded in a region of the Pristis pectinata isolate sPriPec2 chromosome 16, sPriPec2.1.pri, whole genome shotgun sequence genome:
- the LOC127578873 gene encoding P2Y purinoceptor 1-like: MTEMSSLSAVSLVPASIQLNQTAECEVNKIFQYKFLSITYAVVFLVGFSTNSLVLACLCLRRRKWVSGNLFVFNLALADLLYVITLPFFVVYYAGHGRWIFGKGVCRISRLAFHLNLYGSIGFLTCISVQRYLGIVHPMKVLGRWKTRHSALISLLVWALVLIQTGADLYFTKTNADSSKCYDTTRSEELTSYLLYVRAVSVTGFLIPFLLIIGCYCRIAVVLSKKHSLDTGPKERSRNLAIIIMLLFSVCFAPYHVLRYLNLMSRHVQWKGLCTRNTRSVYLFYQITRGLTSLNSCIDPFIYFVARDGMVAKMRTFRVKVRGFFIRRNRSSVPQGKLLISKIPARNETVV; the protein is encoded by the coding sequence ATGACGGAGATGAGCTCTCTGAGCGCAGTTTCGTTGGTACCTGCCTCCATACAACTGAACCAAACTGCCGAATGTGAAGTCAATAAGATCTTTCAGTACAAGTTCCTCTCAATTACATACGCTGTTGTGTTCCTGGTGGGTTTCTCCACGAATTCCTTGGTGCTGGCCTGTTTGTGTTTGAGGCGGAGGAAATGGGTCAGCGGGAATCTGTTCGTTTTTAACCTGGCTCTGGCTGACCTGCTGTATGTCATCACCCTGCCGTTCTTTGTGGTCTATTATGCCGGCCACGGTCGCTGGATTTTTGGGAAAGGCGTTTGCCGAATAAGCAGGCTCGCTTTCCATCTGAACTTGTACGGCAGCATCGGGTTCCTCACTTGCATCAGCGTCCAGCGTTACCTTGGCATCGTGCATCCCATGAAGGTGTTGGGCAGGTGGAAGACGCGTCACTCAGCACTGATCAGTCTTCTGGTCTGGGCGCTGGTCCTGATTCAAACCGGGGCGGATTTATATTTCACCAAAACTAACGCCGATAGCTCAAAGTGCTACGATACTACAAGGAGTGAAGAATTAACCTCTTACCTATTGTATGTTCGGGCCGTTTCTGTGACTGGATTTTTGATCCCTTTCCTCCTCATCATAGGGTGTTACTGTCGAATCGCTGTGGTCCTCAGCAAAAAACACAGCCTCGACACAGGTCCGAAGGAACGATCCCGGAACCTTGCGATCATTATTATGCTTTTATTTTCGGTTTGTTTTGCACCTTATCATGTTTTACGATATCTCAATTTAATGTCCAGACATGTTCAATGGAAAGGTCTCTGTACTCGCAATACCAGATCGGTTTACTTGTTCTACCAGATTACCAGGGGGCTGACTAGTTTAAACAGCTGCATTGATCCATTCATTTATTTCGTAGCCAGGGACGGCATGGTGGCTAAAATGAGAACCTTCAGGGTAAAAGTGCGTGGCTTTTTCATCAGAAGAAATCGTTCTTCAGTTCCGCAAGGGAAATTACTTATCAGTAAAATACCAGCTCGTAACGAAACAGTCGTCTAA